In one window of Candidatus Avedoeria danica DNA:
- a CDS encoding IS3 family transposase (programmed frameshift), whose product MARGRKTYPAEYRQRLIEMARAGRSAESLGRDFEPTAQTIRNWVAQADRDEGRHGDGLTTAEREELRQLRRDNRRLQQELEILKSDRHLVCRTHGRRDTQAAYAFVTANQDDYPTAVLCQAAGVSSSGYYAARGRIPSKRAQEDTVLTEEIKVLHSASRGTYGAPRIHEDLMDQQWRIGRKRVARLMRGAGLQGVSRRKGTVTTRHGTEPAAADLVRRDFGADGPNRLWVADITYVPTWAGFLYLAVVIDAWSRKVVGWSMATHMRQELVMDALTMAATQREASGVIHHSDHGSQYTSLAFGSRCDAFGIRVSMGSVGDCYDNAMAESFFASLECELIDRSTFRSHADARIALFDYIEAWYNPHRRHSALGQLSPVNFERRADAAVAA is encoded by the exons ATGGCAAGAGGGCGCAAGACGTACCCAGCGGAGTACCGGCAGCGGCTGATCGAGATGGCCCGAGCGGGGCGATCAGCTGAGTCTCTTGGTCGAGACTTCGAGCCGACAGCACAGACGATCCGGAACTGGGTAGCGCAGGCCGATCGGGATGAGGGCCGGCACGGGGACGGGCTGACCACAGCGGAGCGCGAGGAGCTGCGCCAGCTTCGTCGGGACAATCGCCGGCTGCAGCAGGAGCTCGAAATCCTG AAAAGTGACCGTCACCTGGTTTGCCGGACGCACGGACGAAGGGACACCCAAGCGGCGTACGCCTTCGTGACGGCGAACCAGGACGACTACCCGACGGCCGTTCTCTGCCAAGCGGCAGGAGTCTCGTCCAGCGGCTACTATGCCGCGCGAGGTCGGATCCCCTCCAAGCGGGCACAGGAGGACACGGTGCTGACTGAGGAGATCAAGGTGCTGCACTCCGCCTCGCGAGGCACGTACGGTGCGCCGAGGATCCACGAGGACCTCATGGACCAGCAGTGGCGCATCGGTCGCAAGCGCGTGGCTCGGTTGATGCGCGGCGCTGGTCTGCAAGGTGTCAGCCGGCGCAAGGGCACCGTGACGACGCGTCACGGCACTGAACCGGCCGCTGCCGACCTGGTCCGGCGCGACTTCGGCGCGGATGGGCCGAACCGCCTTTGGGTAGCCGACATCACGTACGTGCCCACCTGGGCGGGCTTCCTCTATCTGGCGGTGGTCATCGACGCTTGGAGCCGCAAAGTCGTCGGCTGGTCCATGGCAACGCACATGCGCCAGGAGCTGGTGATGGACGCGCTGACGATGGCCGCCACGCAGCGCGAGGCAAGCGGTGTGATCCATCACTCCGACCACGGCTCCCAGTACACCTCTCTGGCCTTTGGCAGCCGATGCGATGCCTTCGGCATCCGCGTGTCGATGGGCAGCGTCGGCGACTGCTACGACAACGCCATGGCCGAGAGCTTCTTCGCGTCGCTCGAGTGCGAACTGATCGACCGTTCGACCTTTCGAAGCCACGCTGACGCCCGCATCGCTCTCTTCGACTACATCGAGGCTTGGTACAATCCGCATCGACGCCACTCGGCGCTTGGCCAGTTGTCGCCGGTCAACTTCGAACGGCGGGCCGACGCTGCGGTGGCAGCGTGA
- a CDS encoding aminotransferase class I/II-fold pyridoxal phosphate-dependent enzyme produces the protein MRDDPRRSGRQCPRARPRLPLYGPHATIFGGFERAYACDFAHEFVPQIETLEALVDARTRAIVVNFPSNPTGATLTIAQRDELIEFARRHDLWIISDEVYDRIIYDRPHVSFLTPDYDKVLMVNSFSKTFAMTGWRIGYVLSPHTEAMQLIMKLQYYVTACSNDAMQRAVLVALEHASDYPNQMVAAFRARRDVMVRRLNAMPGVSCHKPEGAFYVSPRWTSEGSEGSEGSAARTLPWRSWPTAFSAAPARRSGSPVTDIFASPTPPRWRTSNADWT, from the coding sequence CTGCGCGATGATCCTCGTCGATCCGGGCGACAATGTCCTCGTGCCCGACCCCGGCTTCCGCTGTACGGCCCGCATGCCACGATCTTCGGCGGCTTCGAACGTGCCTACGCTTGCGACTTCGCGCACGAGTTCGTCCCGCAGATCGAAACGCTCGAAGCGCTCGTGGACGCGCGCACGCGGGCGATCGTCGTCAACTTCCCCTCCAACCCGACCGGGGCGACGCTCACGATCGCCCAGCGCGACGAGCTGATCGAGTTCGCCCGCCGCCACGACCTCTGGATCATCTCGGACGAGGTGTACGACCGGATCATCTACGACAGGCCGCACGTGAGCTTCCTGACTCCAGATTATGACAAGGTGCTGATGGTCAACAGCTTCAGCAAGACGTTCGCGATGACGGGCTGGCGGATCGGCTATGTCCTTTCGCCCCACACCGAAGCGATGCAGCTGATCATGAAGCTCCAGTACTACGTCACCGCCTGCAGCAACGATGCCATGCAGCGCGCCGTGCTCGTGGCGCTCGAGCATGCTTCGGACTACCCCAACCAGATGGTCGCCGCGTTCCGCGCCCGGCGGGACGTGATGGTCCGGCGCCTGAACGCCATGCCCGGCGTGTCGTGCCACAAGCCGGAGGGGGCATTCTATGTCTCCCCAAGGTGGACATCGGAGGGGTCGGAGGGGTCGGAGGGCTCGGCTGCGAGGACATTGCCATGGCGATCCTGGCCGACGGCGTTCTCTGCAGCCCCGGCACGGCGTTCGGGGTCGCCGGTCACGGACATCTTCGCCTCGCCTACACCACCTCGATGGCGAACATCGAACGCGGACTGGACGTGA
- a CDS encoding alpha/beta hydrolase, which translates to MPVLSLPSLDLYHELHGPPDAPPLVLLHGATETFRVSWKRLIAPLSARYRVIGVDLRDTGSRRTRPARWICARWRTTWRTDSTRSVCRTAHICGFSGGASTTLFFGLRHPHRARSLVLISNNFARDEARLKGDFWSPDAIRQRDALWLKGMAAWHAVPAETLLGWWEAEDQLRPDFTPAELAALQMPVLVVGGDRDPVVPLDQTIRLFQALPNGQLAILPGVGHGAPHRAADWLDALLGNFIDGVEAKRTPRGNRSDESDHGDPSDGRYIHRPVVRGAPRTDPAPERRRQGGRADGLGPRREHAGRGIR; encoded by the coding sequence ATGCCGGTCCTCTCCTTGCCGAGCCTCGACCTCTACCACGAGCTTCACGGCCCGCCCGACGCGCCGCCGCTCGTGCTCCTCCACGGCGCAACCGAGACGTTCCGGGTCAGCTGGAAGCGGCTGATCGCGCCGCTGTCCGCACGCTACCGGGTGATCGGCGTCGATCTGCGGGACACGGGCAGTCGACGAACCCGGCCGGCGCGCTGGATCTGCGCCAGATGGCGGACGACGTGGCGAACGGACTCGACGCGCTCGGTGTGCCGGACGGCCCACATCTGCGGCTTCTCGGGCGGCGCGTCGACGACGCTCTTCTTCGGCCTGCGGCATCCACACCGCGCCCGGTCGCTCGTGCTGATCAGCAACAACTTCGCGCGCGACGAGGCGCGGCTGAAGGGCGACTTCTGGTCGCCGGACGCGATCCGGCAGCGGGACGCGCTGTGGTTGAAGGGCATGGCCGCGTGGCACGCCGTGCCGGCCGAAACGCTCCTCGGCTGGTGGGAGGCGGAGGACCAGCTTCGGCCGGACTTCACGCCGGCCGAGCTTGCGGCGTTACAGATGCCGGTGCTCGTCGTCGGCGGCGACCGCGATCCGGTGGTGCCGCTCGATCAGACGATCCGGCTCTTCCAGGCGCTGCCGAACGGGCAGCTGGCCATCCTGCCCGGCGTCGGCCACGGCGCGCCACACCGGGCAGCCGATTGGCTCGACGCGCTGCTCGGGAACTTCATCGACGGCGTCGAAGCCAAACGAACCCCGAGGGGGAATCGAAGTGACGAATCCGACCACGGCGATCCTTCAGACGGACGGTACATCCATCGGCCCGTCGTTCGCGGCGCTCCTCGAACGGATCCGGCGCCTGAACGACGTCGGCAAGGCGGCCGGGCTGATGGGCTGGGACCGCGACGTGAACATGCCGGCCGCGGCATCCGGTGA
- a CDS encoding CotH kinase family protein yields MWTALWYLAGNNIITNFDSYYVGKNYYLYRGERDARWDVVPWDLGLSFGLFGLQVGGGRPGGGGGGGGGAPSDPAIADPFAQATDANRPLIRRLLAVPSFKADYIAHYRALRDSVFQRSWLEEVGQSYQDLVRQAAADEVASQGNISGAYSLAQFEANLRDDVQGARAASAAARSRASSRS; encoded by the coding sequence ATGTGGACAGCGCTGTGGTACCTGGCGGGCAACAACATCATCACGAACTTCGACAGCTACTACGTCGGCAAGAACTACTACCTCTACCGCGGCGAGCGGGACGCGCGCTGGGACGTCGTGCCGTGGGACCTCGGCCTCTCGTTCGGGCTGTTCGGACTGCAGGTGGGCGGCGGAAGGCCGGGCGGCGGCGGAGGCGGCGGGGGCGGCGCGCCGAGCGACCCGGCGATCGCCGATCCGTTCGCGCAGGCCACGGACGCGAACCGTCCACTGATCCGGCGACTCCTGGCCGTGCCGTCCTTCAAGGCGGACTACATCGCCCACTACCGTGCGCTGCGCGACTCCGTCTTCCAACGGTCGTGGCTCGAGGAGGTCGGACAGTCGTATCAGGATCTCGTGCGCCAGGCCGCGGCCGACGAGGTCGCCTCGCAGGGCAACATCTCCGGCGCGTACTCATTGGCCCAGTTCGAGGCGAACCTGCGCGACGACGTCCAGGGGGCTCGGGCGGCTTCGGCGGCGGCACGAAGCCGGGCCTCCTCGCGCTCGTGA
- a CDS encoding DUF4332 domain-containing protein — protein MVAPAVKPVTASNGAPPDRAAKVAGKAAGKPRSDDLKRIKGIGPVYARLLAEAGITTFAGLATSDAQALAAAVTRDNGVPPDVAPWIEEARAYASGG, from the coding sequence GTGGTCGCACCCGCCGTCAAGCCTGTCACTGCGTCGAACGGCGCGCCGCCCGACCGCGCGGCCAAAGTCGCCGGCAAGGCTGCCGGCAAGCCGCGCAGCGACGACCTCAAGCGGATCAAGGGGATCGGCCCCGTGTACGCCCGGCTCCTGGCCGAGGCCGGGATCACGACGTTCGCCGGGCTGGCGACGTCGGATGCGCAGGCACTGGCCGCGGCGGTCACGCGGGACAACGGTGTTCCGCCGGACGTCGCGCCCTGGATCGAAGAGGCCCGGGCGTACGCTTCTGGGGGCTGA
- a CDS encoding lamin tail domain-containing protein, protein MTYAFRTATADGRATFFPAANQTAPYRYDVTGVDLPRGEAGALVVNEVMPSNTSIVVDDAGEYEDWVELYNRGTAPIDLSAYTLSDDPYDPFAFRLPARVLQPREHAVIWCDGDGSQGPDHAPFRLDKDGDSVVLSDATSIVDSVDTGVVRRTSASAGGRTARTRGTCADGPRPAGRTHAQERWPSRHGPSLPWGGR, encoded by the coding sequence GTGACGTACGCGTTCCGGACCGCGACCGCCGACGGACGGGCCACGTTCTTCCCGGCGGCGAACCAGACGGCGCCCTACCGCTACGACGTCACGGGCGTCGACCTGCCGCGCGGCGAGGCGGGGGCGCTGGTGGTCAACGAGGTCATGCCGTCCAACACGTCGATCGTCGTCGACGATGCCGGCGAGTACGAGGACTGGGTCGAGCTCTACAACCGCGGCACGGCGCCCATCGACCTGTCCGCCTACACGCTGTCCGACGATCCGTATGACCCGTTCGCGTTCCGGCTGCCGGCGCGGGTCCTCCAGCCGCGCGAGCACGCGGTCATCTGGTGCGACGGCGACGGCTCGCAGGGTCCGGACCACGCGCCGTTCCGTCTGGACAAGGACGGCGACAGCGTCGTGCTGTCCGATGCGACGTCGATCGTCGACTCCGTCGACACGGGCGTCGTCCGACGGACATCAGCCTCGGCCGGAGGACGGACGGCGCGGACGCGTGGGACTTGTGCGGACGGCCCACGCCCGGCCGGGCGAACGCATGCTCAGGAGCGATGGCCGTCCCGACACGGGCCTTCCCTGCCGTGGGGCGGGCGATGA
- a CDS encoding META domain-containing protein codes for MKHTHRLLTLTGMALLLGACQPSADTMQEAGATADARVASVAPALETTGAEIGDAASTAGAMAADAGGTVVSMAGDAGAAAQDMMKDRLTARVWQWQGTVATDGSATKSPDPAQYTLTFAAGALAVVADCKEAAGTYDADETGTMSVHVKVTTTDECGAESRADAFVEQLGQVATWQVDETALVLGMADGTTTMNFSAR; via the coding sequence ATGAAGCACACCCACCGTCTCTTGACCCTTACCGGTATGGCCCTGCTGCTCGGCGCCTGCCAACCGTCCGCCGACACGATGCAGGAAGCCGGCGCCACGGCCGATGCGCGGGTGGCCTCGGTGGCGCCGGCGCTCGAGACGACGGGCGCCGAAATCGGCGACGCCGCCTCGACGGCCGGCGCCATGGCCGCCGATGCCGGCGGCACCGTCGTGTCGATGGCCGGCGACGCGGGCGCGGCCGCCCAGGACATGATGAAGGACCGCCTGACGGCGCGCGTCTGGCAGTGGCAGGGCACGGTGGCCACGGATGGATCGGCCACGAAGTCGCCCGATCCCGCACAGTACACGCTCACGTTCGCGGCCGGTGCGCTCGCGGTCGTGGCGGACTGCAAGGAAGCCGCCGGCACCTACGACGCCGATGAAACAGGCACGATGTCGGTGCACGTGAAGGTCACGACGACGGACGAGTGCGGCGCGGAGTCGCGCGCGGATGCCTTCGTCGAACAACTCGGGCAGGTGGCCACGTGGCAGGTCGACGAGACGGCGCTTGTGCTTGGGATGGCGGACGGCACGACCACGATGAACTTCTCGGCGCGCTGA
- a CDS encoding YigZ family protein — MPLSCPPTLVPAARTQATTRAGNSTFIAVADRVASVEEARALVADLRRLYPDATPLLRLRRRPRRHRHHGSSDDGEPSGTAGRPILAVVNGSGLGDVAVVVIRHFGGTKLGTGGLVRAYTDAAQAVLAECPRTRKIDRVRLVGRTTYALFDVVRRVGTGAGGDVGEGVRGGCRDHGGGRRRRVADVAVAVSEATAGAVQLRGWGDRRPATATVGL; from the coding sequence ATGCCGCTGTCATGTCCGCCTACCCTCGTCCCCGCAGCCCGCACCCAGGCCACGACCCGCGCCGGCAACTCGACGTTCATCGCCGTCGCCGACCGCGTCGCCTCCGTCGAAGAGGCCCGCGCCCTCGTCGCCGACCTCCGCCGGCTCTACCCCGACGCCACACCACTGCTTCGCCTTCGCCGTCGGCCACGGCGCCACCGTCACCACGGCTCGAGCGACGACGGCGAGCCCTCCGGCACGGCCGGCCGCCCGATCCTCGCCGTCGTGAACGGCAGCGGCCTCGGCGACGTCGCCGTCGTCGTCATCCGCCACTTCGGCGGCACGAAGCTCGGCACCGGTGGCCTCGTCCGCGCCTACACGGATGCCGCCCAGGCCGTCCTGGCCGAGTGCCCCCGGACGCGCAAGATCGACCGCGTCCGGCTCGTCGGTCGGACGACCTATGCGTTGTTCGATGTCGTGCGGCGCGTCGGCACCGGCGCCGGCGGGGACGTCGGGGAGGGAGTTCGGGGCGGATGTCGGGATCACGGTGGTGGTCGACGAAGACGCGTCGCGGATGTCGCGGTGGCCGTGTCCGAGGCGACGGCCGGAGCCGTGCAGCTCAGGGGATGGGGTGATCGACGTCCTGCGACCGCGACCGTCGGTCTGTAG